The following coding sequences are from one Halorubrum sp. BOL3-1 window:
- a CDS encoding ABC transporter permease, with protein sequence MNRLIYLLRRIALSIPVVWLGVTATFLIIRVGPLNPAAAIVGPVNSAQAQERLARIEEQLGLTDPFHVQYAEYLVDLVTFDLGQSWVLYPGQDTVALLVQFGPRTIWLGLWAVLIPIFVGIPLGIYAGLNVNTNRDYAASITGIVWRAMPNFWLAVILLALLSRTDALFFGTGWESFLVETQLIGAPDLSNLWTVEGFVVATKQILPAAFVLGSASMGNELRLSRTAVLEIITEDFVDTARAVGVSKYRLVGKHVLRNAMIPLIPIVTSEAYLLVGGSVLVEVVFGINGIGTLFFDAMTSGDLPLAGSLMFVFILLTVSINIAQDLLYTIIDPRIGYAERR encoded by the coding sequence ATGAACCGCCTAATATACCTCCTTCGACGGATCGCGCTCTCGATCCCGGTGGTCTGGCTCGGCGTCACCGCGACGTTTCTCATCATCCGGGTCGGGCCACTCAACCCGGCCGCGGCGATCGTCGGTCCGGTGAACAGCGCCCAGGCGCAGGAGCGGCTCGCCCGAATCGAAGAGCAGCTCGGCTTGACAGACCCGTTCCACGTCCAGTACGCCGAGTATCTCGTCGACTTGGTGACGTTCGACCTCGGCCAGTCGTGGGTGCTGTACCCCGGTCAAGACACCGTGGCGCTGCTCGTACAGTTCGGGCCGCGGACGATCTGGCTCGGGCTCTGGGCAGTGCTGATCCCTATCTTCGTCGGGATTCCACTGGGGATCTACGCTGGACTCAACGTGAACACGAACCGCGACTACGCGGCGTCGATCACCGGGATCGTCTGGCGGGCCATGCCGAACTTCTGGCTCGCGGTCATCCTGCTGGCGCTGCTCTCGCGGACGGACGCGCTCTTCTTCGGGACGGGATGGGAGTCGTTCCTCGTCGAGACGCAACTGATCGGCGCACCAGACCTCTCGAATCTCTGGACCGTCGAAGGATTCGTTGTCGCGACGAAACAGATCTTGCCGGCCGCGTTCGTCCTCGGATCGGCCTCGATGGGGAACGAGCTCCGGCTCTCCCGGACGGCGGTACTGGAGATCATTACGGAAGACTTCGTCGACACGGCCCGCGCGGTCGGCGTCTCGAAGTATCGACTCGTCGGAAAACACGTGCTCAGGAACGCCATGATCCCGCTGATCCCGATCGTCACGAGCGAGGCGTACCTGCTCGTCGGCGGGTCGGTGTTAGTCGAGGTCGTGTTCGGGATCAACGGCATCGGGACGCTGTTTTTCGACGCGATGACGAGCGGAGACCTCCCGCTCGCGGGCTCGCTCATGTTCGTATTCATCCTGCTCACCGTCTCGATAAACATCGCACAGGACCTGTTGTACACCATTATCGACCCGCGGATCGGATACGCTGAACGCCGATGA
- a CDS encoding ABC transporter substrate-binding protein: MPETDNGDGQPRRTFLKVAGSVGTVGLAGCSGNQSDGGDSDGSDGGDSDGSDGAANEETSGNTLSLSIPDASNFDPVQIKDDGSQVISDHVFSELFALPEGSLEPTAQLVADYSVSEDGRTYTFELREDVTFHNGDQLTAQDVVYSWERLAASENSQEGENILEGGFQIAHDTTTETVEGEEQEVYEPGSLDVEAVDDYTVETTLESPFFDALFWFAYGSLSPVPEGIVGDVEGYDGEMEYSEFSSQQPVGTGPYRVESVSTGTEVVLTADEEYHGEEPGPDRIAAQVVTNTDAVFRRAMNRNVDVFRLPNSRFDPSKVSIEETRELGQEVGTYGPLENGETANYATFDDAYTAYFIFDCSRVEKPIRQALNYAVNQENFVEQGFRGVGEPAYHQAPPSVYPGGKEEYDRHAEENFPYGYREARLDEARSVMEDAGYGEDNRASITLSLYNDRNPDAYSRIADLIRSKAESIYIDLEINRAPFNTIIDEAVSGNLDMYTLGNGLEYPSPMDMLKFGRPYDGNLVRWREDPSDASAQADEAWQRIQGNLGPTDAEQEARNEAFIEMEEAIWEDAVYLPNYHPRGREWWYDDVDVPFQTSGFHDRLFDGVTFE; this comes from the coding sequence GTGCCCGAAACAGACAACGGCGATGGGCAGCCGCGACGGACGTTTCTGAAAGTGGCCGGCAGCGTTGGGACGGTCGGCCTCGCGGGGTGTAGCGGGAATCAGAGTGACGGAGGCGACAGCGACGGATCGGATGGCGGCGACTCGGACGGATCGGACGGAGCAGCGAACGAGGAGACCAGCGGGAACACGCTCTCGTTGTCGATCCCGGACGCGTCGAACTTTGATCCGGTCCAGATCAAAGACGACGGCTCACAGGTCATCTCGGACCACGTGTTCAGCGAGCTGTTCGCCCTCCCGGAGGGGAGTCTCGAACCGACGGCACAGCTCGTCGCCGACTACTCGGTCTCCGAGGACGGCCGGACGTACACCTTCGAGCTGCGGGAGGACGTCACGTTCCATAACGGCGACCAGCTGACCGCACAGGACGTCGTGTACTCATGGGAGCGGCTGGCCGCCTCGGAGAACAGCCAGGAGGGAGAGAACATCCTGGAGGGCGGCTTCCAGATCGCACACGACACGACGACCGAGACCGTTGAGGGCGAGGAACAGGAGGTGTACGAGCCCGGCAGTCTGGACGTCGAGGCGGTCGACGACTACACGGTCGAGACGACGCTTGAAAGCCCGTTCTTCGACGCGCTGTTCTGGTTCGCGTACGGGTCGTTGAGCCCGGTTCCAGAGGGGATCGTCGGCGACGTCGAGGGCTACGACGGCGAGATGGAGTATTCGGAGTTCTCCTCACAGCAGCCGGTCGGGACAGGCCCCTACCGCGTTGAGTCCGTCTCGACCGGGACCGAAGTCGTGCTGACGGCCGACGAGGAGTACCACGGCGAGGAACCCGGTCCGGACCGGATCGCGGCGCAGGTCGTCACTAACACTGACGCGGTCTTCCGACGGGCGATGAATCGGAACGTCGACGTGTTCCGGCTGCCGAACTCCCGGTTCGACCCGAGCAAGGTGTCGATCGAGGAGACGCGCGAGTTGGGCCAGGAGGTCGGGACGTACGGCCCGCTGGAGAACGGCGAGACGGCCAACTACGCCACGTTCGACGACGCGTACACCGCGTACTTCATCTTCGACTGCTCCCGGGTCGAGAAGCCGATCCGACAGGCGCTCAACTACGCGGTGAACCAGGAGAACTTCGTCGAACAGGGGTTCCGCGGCGTGGGCGAGCCCGCGTACCACCAAGCCCCGCCCTCTGTGTATCCCGGCGGCAAGGAGGAGTACGACCGTCACGCGGAGGAGAACTTCCCGTACGGCTACCGCGAGGCGCGGCTGGACGAAGCGCGCAGCGTCATGGAGGACGCGGGGTACGGTGAGGACAACCGGGCGTCGATCACGCTGTCGCTGTACAACGACCGGAACCCGGACGCGTACTCGCGGATCGCGGACCTGATCCGGTCGAAGGCCGAGTCCATTTACATCGACTTAGAGATCAACCGCGCGCCGTTCAATACGATCATCGACGAGGCGGTGAGCGGCAACCTCGACATGTACACCCTCGGTAACGGATTGGAGTACCCGTCCCCGATGGACATGCTCAAGTTCGGCCGCCCGTACGACGGGAACCTCGTGCGCTGGCGCGAGGACCCGTCCGACGCCTCCGCACAGGCGGACGAGGCCTGGCAGCGGATCCAGGGCAATCTCGGACCCACGGACGCCGAACAGGAGGCCCGGAACGAGGCGTTTATCGAAATGGAGGAGGCGATCTGGGAAGACGCAGTCTACCTGCCGAACTACCACCCGCGCGGCCGAGAGTGGTGGTACGACGACGTCGACGTGCCGTTCCAGACGAGCGGGTTCCACGATCGGCTGTTCGACGGTGTAACGTTTGAATGA
- a CDS encoding alpha-isopropylmalate synthase regulatory domain-containing protein: MTRTTLTDLDEVQLLDTTLRDGEQMPGVSLTPAEKVDVARELDAAGVHLIEAGSACTSEGEREAIRRVAREGLDATVTSFARGVKRDVDHALDCGVDGVNLVVPASDKHVETKVGSTRDEVVETTVELVEYAKEHGLWVEVLGEDGSRADLDYLERLLGAGLAAGADRICYCDTVGAADPERTAEVVSRLAGLGPTSLHTHDDLGFGLANVHAGLKAGADTVHGTVLGVGERAGNVALEEVALALAESYGVDTVELDRLYRLCRTVSEATGVALPPNKAVCGANAFAHESGIHTDGTLKDGTMYEPYPPETVGRERRLVLGKHAGRAGVKAALAEHGVAVTDDELREVVARVKELGERGKRVTDADLLAIADDVRGRERERHVELVDLSATSGGNLPTASVRLRVGDDERVAAGTGAGPVDAGLEAVRAALAGDGDAERGDGSGERDGGSDGVAFELDSYHVDAITGGTDAVVTVEVDLSRGDRSVSVSASDADITRASVVGMVDGLDRLLAAEGDTAGAEPGAVADD, from the coding sequence TTGACCCGAACCACACTCACCGACCTCGACGAGGTACAGCTACTCGACACCACCTTACGCGACGGCGAGCAGATGCCGGGCGTCTCCCTGACGCCGGCCGAGAAGGTCGACGTCGCCCGCGAACTGGACGCCGCCGGCGTCCACCTGATCGAGGCCGGCTCGGCGTGCACCTCCGAGGGCGAGCGCGAGGCGATCCGACGGGTCGCCCGCGAGGGACTCGACGCGACCGTGACGAGCTTCGCCCGCGGGGTGAAGCGGGACGTCGACCACGCGCTCGACTGCGGCGTCGACGGCGTGAACCTCGTCGTCCCCGCCTCGGACAAACACGTCGAGACGAAAGTGGGGTCGACCCGCGACGAGGTCGTCGAGACGACCGTCGAACTCGTCGAGTACGCGAAAGAGCACGGCCTGTGGGTCGAGGTGTTGGGCGAGGACGGCTCGCGGGCCGACCTCGACTACCTCGAACGCCTGCTCGGCGCCGGACTCGCCGCCGGCGCCGACCGGATCTGCTACTGCGACACGGTCGGCGCGGCCGACCCCGAGCGCACCGCCGAAGTCGTCTCGCGGCTCGCCGGACTCGGCCCGACGAGCCTCCACACCCACGACGACCTCGGGTTCGGGCTGGCGAACGTCCACGCCGGGCTGAAGGCGGGCGCCGACACCGTCCACGGCACCGTCCTCGGGGTTGGCGAGCGCGCCGGCAACGTCGCCCTCGAAGAGGTGGCGCTCGCGCTCGCGGAATCGTACGGCGTCGACACCGTCGAACTCGACCGGCTCTACCGGCTCTGCCGGACCGTCTCGGAGGCGACCGGCGTCGCGCTCCCGCCGAACAAGGCGGTCTGCGGCGCCAACGCCTTCGCCCACGAGTCGGGCATCCACACCGACGGCACCCTCAAGGACGGGACGATGTACGAGCCGTACCCGCCGGAGACGGTCGGCCGCGAGCGCCGGCTCGTCTTGGGCAAGCACGCGGGCCGCGCCGGCGTGAAGGCCGCGCTCGCGGAACACGGCGTCGCGGTCACAGACGACGAGCTGCGCGAGGTCGTCGCCCGCGTGAAGGAGCTGGGAGAACGCGGCAAGCGCGTCACCGACGCCGACCTGCTGGCGATCGCGGACGACGTCCGCGGCCGCGAGCGCGAGCGCCACGTCGAGCTCGTCGACCTCTCCGCGACCTCCGGGGGGAACCTCCCGACCGCCTCGGTCCGACTCCGCGTCGGCGACGACGAGCGCGTCGCCGCCGGCACCGGGGCCGGCCCGGTCGACGCCGGACTGGAGGCGGTCCGCGCGGCGCTCGCGGGCGACGGCGACGCCGAGCGCGGCGACGGAAGCGGCGAGCGCGACGGCGGGAGCGACGGCGTCGCCTTCGAGCTCGACTCCTACCACGTCGACGCGATCACGGGCGGCACCGACGCGGTCGTCACCGTCGAGGTCGACCTCTCGCGCGGCGACCGTTCCGTGAGCGTCTCGGCGTCGGACGCGGACATCACCCGCGCGAGCGTCGTCGGGATGGTCGACGGACTCGACCGCCTGCTGGCGGCGGAAGGTGACACCGCGGGCGCCGAACCGGGCGCCGTCGCCGACGACTGA
- a CDS encoding MATE family efflux transporter — protein MDFPRLRRVWRRVFSLAWPVMAEQTFRTAMRTTDVLVTALFSPAAVVAIGLADLYARFPLRIGLGLGGGAIALSSQDTGAGAEGNRDEAVTQAILIGFLAGIPFVLFGFLFGEFAIDVFGRIVGEKTSPAVVDLGSTYLAIVFATAPARHVALVGARALQGTGDTRTPMYVNVAANSVNIAGSVALGLGLFGFPRLDVVGVGLATAGANVLTAGLLCFAIWGSWTDADFARPRDLTIAKQLLAVSAPRVLEGFGSEIAEFPFNALLLGFGEAVNAGFQIGRRVYQQVTGPLSRGYNVAASVLVGQALGEGDPEAARFDGWAVAGLGVFTVGTIGIGLVVAAPRLVPVFTDDAATIAYAVDFARVYGVAGAALACFSALSGSLQGASETRIPLLARVSGMFGLFLGLSWLLGRTAGFGPVGAYAGVSAAYAWMALVVAAGFRYSDWATRAADMMDARGSGPDADSDPVPDADSDPVSDRDAS, from the coding sequence ATGGACTTCCCGCGGCTGCGGCGCGTCTGGCGGCGCGTGTTCTCGCTCGCGTGGCCCGTCATGGCCGAGCAGACGTTTCGCACCGCGATGCGGACGACCGACGTCCTCGTCACCGCGCTGTTCTCGCCGGCCGCGGTCGTCGCGATCGGCCTCGCCGACCTGTACGCCCGGTTCCCGCTGCGGATCGGGCTGGGTCTCGGCGGCGGCGCCATCGCGCTCTCCTCGCAGGACACCGGTGCGGGCGCCGAGGGCAACCGCGACGAGGCGGTGACGCAGGCGATCCTGATCGGCTTCCTCGCCGGGATCCCGTTCGTCCTGTTCGGTTTCCTCTTCGGTGAGTTCGCGATCGACGTGTTCGGCCGGATCGTCGGTGAGAAGACCTCGCCCGCGGTCGTCGACCTCGGCTCGACGTACCTCGCGATCGTGTTCGCGACCGCCCCCGCGCGCCACGTCGCCCTGGTCGGCGCCCGCGCGCTCCAGGGGACCGGCGACACCCGGACGCCGATGTACGTCAACGTCGCCGCCAACTCCGTCAACATCGCCGGCTCCGTCGCCCTCGGCTTGGGGCTGTTCGGCTTCCCGCGGCTGGACGTCGTCGGCGTCGGCCTCGCGACCGCGGGCGCCAACGTGCTCACCGCCGGACTGCTCTGTTTCGCCATCTGGGGGTCGTGGACCGACGCGGATTTCGCCCGGCCGCGCGACCTCACTATCGCGAAACAGCTTCTGGCCGTGAGCGCCCCGCGCGTCTTGGAGGGGTTCGGCTCCGAGATCGCGGAGTTCCCCTTCAACGCGCTCCTCCTCGGCTTCGGCGAGGCGGTCAACGCCGGCTTCCAGATCGGCCGCCGGGTCTACCAGCAGGTGACCGGACCGCTCTCCCGCGGCTACAACGTCGCCGCGTCGGTGTTGGTCGGCCAGGCGCTCGGTGAGGGCGACCCGGAGGCCGCGCGGTTCGACGGCTGGGCGGTCGCCGGTCTCGGGGTGTTCACGGTCGGGACGATCGGGATCGGGCTCGTCGTCGCCGCGCCGCGGCTCGTCCCGGTCTTCACCGACGACGCGGCGACGATCGCGTACGCGGTCGACTTCGCGCGGGTGTACGGGGTCGCCGGCGCCGCCCTCGCCTGCTTCTCCGCGCTCTCCGGGTCGCTCCAGGGCGCCAGCGAGACGCGGATCCCTCTCCTCGCGCGCGTCTCCGGGATGTTCGGCCTCTTCCTCGGGCTGTCGTGGCTGCTCGGGCGTACCGCCGGGTTCGGTCCGGTCGGCGCGTACGCCGGGGTGTCGGCCGCCTACGCCTGGATGGCGCTCGTCGTCGCCGCCGGGTTCCGGTACTCGGACTGGGCGACCCGCGCGGCCGACATGATGGACGCGCGGGGGTCCGGGCCGGACGCCGACTCCGATCCGGTTCCGGACGCCGACTCCGATCCGGTCTCGGATCGGGACGCCTCGTAG
- a CDS encoding gamma-glutamylcyclotransferase, whose amino-acid sequence MDLFVYGTLTEPERVAEVADSFVFVGSATLSGLRLVAGRYPTLAPGGETAGRLLRTDEVDALDTYEDVDGGLYVRGAVPLDAPGDYPDTAAVYVGNPDRLNAAATWPGTGPFAVRVRSVLDERDVRVRLTPRDPV is encoded by the coding sequence ATGGACCTCTTCGTGTACGGCACGCTGACCGAGCCAGAGCGGGTCGCCGAGGTCGCGGACTCGTTCGTCTTCGTCGGGTCCGCGACGCTCAGCGGCCTCCGACTCGTGGCGGGGCGGTACCCGACGCTCGCGCCGGGCGGCGAGACGGCCGGGCGGCTCCTCCGGACGGACGAGGTCGACGCGCTCGACACGTACGAGGACGTCGACGGCGGGCTGTACGTCCGCGGGGCCGTGCCGCTCGACGCGCCGGGCGACTACCCAGACACCGCCGCGGTGTACGTCGGTAACCCCGACCGGCTCAACGCGGCCGCGACGTGGCCGGGAACCGGACCGTTCGCCGTCCGAGTGCGATCGGTACTCGACGAGCGCGACGTCCGGGTGCGGCTGACTCCCCGAGATCCCGTCTGA
- the ilvA gene encoding threonine ammonia-lyase, with amino-acid sequence MLSLADIREARERVSGVARHTPLQRSRSFSEMSGADLHLKLENFQRTGAFKIRGAMNRIETLSAAEREAGVVTASAGNHAQGVALAASRAGVDATVVMPKFAPVSKVKATRGYGASVRLEGVDYDEAQAYAHKLEREEDRTYVHAFDDPVVMAGQGTLGLEIVGDCPELDTVVVPIGGGGLISGVAVAIKERLPDVRVVGVQAEGADSAAQSLDAGEVREIDSVDTIADGIATRSVGDRTLDVMAEYVDEVVTVDDREIALALTLLLERAKTLVEGAGAVALAAVLSEAFEYDDGETVVAALCGGNIDLNRLGTVIRRGLVQMGRYLKITIDLKDRPGELERVSSIVARTGANVYAVHHDRTSRDVAVNAAELELELETDDAEHAADIVDALEAEGYNVEIQS; translated from the coding sequence ATGCTCAGTCTTGCCGACATCCGCGAGGCGCGCGAGCGGGTCTCGGGCGTCGCCCGACACACCCCCCTCCAGCGGTCGCGCTCGTTCTCCGAGATGAGCGGCGCCGACCTCCACCTCAAGTTGGAGAACTTTCAGCGCACCGGGGCGTTCAAGATCCGCGGGGCGATGAACCGGATCGAGACGCTCTCGGCGGCGGAGCGGGAGGCCGGCGTCGTCACCGCGAGCGCGGGCAACCACGCGCAGGGCGTCGCGCTGGCGGCCAGCCGCGCGGGCGTCGACGCCACGGTCGTGATGCCGAAGTTCGCCCCCGTCTCGAAGGTGAAAGCCACCCGGGGATACGGCGCCAGCGTCCGCCTGGAGGGCGTCGACTACGACGAGGCGCAGGCGTACGCACACAAGCTGGAACGGGAGGAGGACCGGACCTACGTCCACGCGTTCGACGACCCCGTCGTGATGGCCGGCCAGGGGACGCTCGGCCTAGAGATCGTCGGCGACTGCCCCGAACTCGACACGGTCGTCGTTCCGATCGGCGGCGGCGGGCTGATCTCGGGGGTCGCGGTCGCGATCAAAGAACGGCTCCCGGACGTCCGCGTCGTCGGCGTCCAGGCCGAGGGGGCCGACTCGGCCGCGCAGTCGCTCGACGCCGGCGAGGTGCGGGAGATCGACAGCGTCGACACGATCGCCGACGGAATCGCGACGCGGTCGGTCGGGGATCGGACCCTCGACGTGATGGCCGAGTACGTCGACGAGGTCGTCACCGTCGACGACCGCGAGATCGCCTTGGCGCTCACGCTCCTCTTGGAGCGCGCCAAGACGCTCGTCGAGGGCGCGGGAGCGGTCGCGCTCGCCGCCGTCCTCTCGGAGGCGTTCGAGTACGACGACGGCGAGACGGTCGTCGCCGCGCTCTGCGGCGGCAACATCGACCTCAACCGCCTCGGCACCGTGATCCGGCGCGGCCTCGTCCAGATGGGGCGGTACCTCAAGATCACGATCGATCTGAAAGACCGTCCGGGCGAACTCGAACGGGTCTCCAGCATCGTCGCGCGCACCGGCGCGAACGTGTACGCGGTCCACCACGACCGCACCTCCCGCGACGTCGCCGTCAACGCCGCCGAACTCGAACTCGAATTAGAGACGGACGACGCTGAACACGCCGCCGACATCGTCGACGCCTTAGAAGCCGAGGGGTACAATGTCGAGATCCAGTCGTAG
- a CDS encoding NAD(P)/FAD-dependent oxidoreductase — translation MTDDTVDHRRLIIAGTGISGLSAAIYAARSNNDPLLIEGDEPGGQLTLTSEVENYPGFPEGISGPGLINDMKEQATKFGAEARNGVIEDVRKEPAGHFRVALSDGDVYTADAVIVASGASARTLGVPGEDELMGYGLSTCATCDGAFFRDEDMLVVGGGDAAMEEANFLTKFADTVYVAHRREEFRAEDVWVERTMDAVDEGEIELLLNTELTEIHGSRDDGIDRVTLVEHPDGHPTEKLDDPATADAVDEYAFDVGAVFYAIGHVPNTDFLEGTGIETDDDGYLVAEGGRGGGQTKTGVEGLFGAGDVVDFHYQQAATAGGMGVKAALDADEYLSERERAGELYEGQVDAATADD, via the coding sequence ATGACAGACGACACTGTCGACCACCGTCGACTGATTATCGCCGGTACCGGCATCTCGGGCCTCTCCGCGGCCATCTACGCCGCGCGCTCGAACAACGACCCCCTCCTCATCGAGGGCGACGAGCCGGGCGGCCAGCTCACGCTGACGAGCGAGGTGGAGAACTACCCCGGCTTCCCCGAGGGGATCTCCGGGCCGGGCCTGATCAACGACATGAAAGAACAGGCGACGAAGTTCGGCGCCGAGGCGCGCAACGGCGTCATCGAGGACGTGCGGAAGGAGCCCGCGGGCCACTTCCGCGTCGCGCTCTCCGACGGCGACGTCTACACCGCCGACGCCGTGATCGTCGCCTCCGGGGCCTCGGCGCGGACGCTCGGCGTCCCCGGCGAGGACGAGCTGATGGGGTACGGTCTCTCGACCTGTGCGACCTGCGACGGCGCGTTCTTCCGCGACGAGGACATGCTCGTCGTCGGCGGCGGCGACGCCGCGATGGAGGAGGCGAACTTCCTCACGAAGTTCGCGGACACCGTCTACGTCGCCCACCGCCGCGAGGAGTTCCGCGCCGAGGACGTCTGGGTCGAGCGCACGATGGACGCCGTCGACGAGGGCGAGATCGAACTGCTCCTCAACACCGAGCTGACGGAGATCCACGGGAGCCGCGACGACGGGATCGACCGCGTGACCCTCGTCGAACACCCCGACGGGCACCCGACGGAGAAGCTCGACGACCCCGCGACCGCCGACGCGGTCGACGAGTACGCCTTCGACGTGGGGGCGGTGTTCTACGCCATCGGCCACGTCCCGAACACCGACTTCCTGGAGGGAACGGGGATCGAGACCGACGACGACGGCTACCTCGTTGCCGAGGGCGGCCGCGGCGGCGGGCAGACGAAGACCGGCGTCGAAGGGCTGTTCGGCGCGGGCGACGTGGTCGACTTCCACTACCAGCAGGCGGCCACCGCCGGTGGCATGGGCGTGAAGGCCGCGCTCGACGCCGACGAGTACCTCTCCGAGCGCGAGCGCGCCGGCGAGCTGTACGAGGGCCAGGTCGACGCCGCGACCGCGGACGACTAA
- a CDS encoding bifunctional oligoribonuclease/PAP phosphatase NrnA — protein MTRRLLLGCSAVGNALAERTREERGELVAITDDAGWASTLRDRNVAAVETDPTAPETYPDSAAIVLVASDDAARNAAAARAARNRYPDAMIVAYLGTAPSDEQRAAIAAVSDRVIDPVEAVTGRVCEAIGLDGDADADGGAGSEGDADDEDGANDEGVVANPAGDPSRTPDDEKPARLLATLRASSGPLLIVAHDNPDPDAIASALGLARVAASIGVDADACYGGEIAHQENRAMVNLLDIGLRSFDEIDLDDYAGVALVDHSRAGINDSLPEGHPVDVVVDHHPPRGPVAGSFVDIRPAVGATSTLISEYLSRFGIAPDRDLATALLYGIRIDTKDFTRATAIDDFRAAAALLAYADESTLERVESPSVSPETLRVLATAIGNRDVRGSVVGSCVGEITDRDALAQAAERLLDLDGVTVTFVYGYMDGVIYGSARARGADLDAGELLRDALDPVGSAGGHATMAGAQVPLGLLEGVSDEESLEDVVEEFVAGRFFEALDDAPSPPTGAVSEFPTD, from the coding sequence ATGACCCGGCGCCTGCTGCTCGGCTGTAGCGCGGTCGGGAACGCCCTCGCGGAGCGCACCCGCGAGGAGCGCGGCGAGCTGGTGGCGATCACCGACGACGCGGGATGGGCGTCGACGCTGCGCGACCGCAACGTCGCCGCGGTCGAGACCGACCCGACCGCCCCCGAGACGTACCCGGACTCGGCGGCGATCGTGTTGGTCGCGAGCGACGACGCCGCGCGGAACGCCGCCGCCGCGCGTGCGGCCCGGAACCGATACCCGGACGCGATGATTGTCGCGTACCTCGGAACGGCGCCGAGCGACGAGCAGCGGGCGGCGATCGCGGCGGTCTCGGACCGCGTGATCGACCCCGTCGAGGCGGTCACCGGCCGCGTCTGTGAGGCGATCGGTCTCGACGGCGACGCGGACGCTGACGGCGGCGCGGGCAGCGAGGGCGACGCAGACGACGAGGATGGTGCGAACGACGAGGGCGTCGTCGCGAACCCCGCCGGCGACCCCTCCCGGACGCCCGACGACGAGAAGCCGGCTCGGCTCCTCGCCACGCTCCGAGCGTCTTCGGGGCCGCTCCTGATCGTCGCACACGACAACCCCGACCCGGACGCCATCGCGAGCGCGCTCGGTCTGGCGCGGGTCGCGGCGTCGATCGGTGTCGACGCGGACGCCTGTTACGGCGGGGAGATCGCCCACCAGGAGAACCGCGCGATGGTGAACCTCCTCGATATCGGTCTCCGGTCGTTCGACGAGATCGACCTCGACGACTACGCCGGCGTCGCCCTTGTCGACCACTCCCGCGCCGGGATCAACGACAGCCTCCCCGAGGGCCACCCGGTCGACGTCGTCGTCGACCACCACCCGCCGCGGGGGCCGGTCGCGGGGTCGTTCGTGGACATCCGCCCGGCGGTCGGCGCGACGAGCACGCTAATCTCTGAGTACCTCTCGCGGTTCGGGATCGCGCCGGACCGCGACCTCGCCACGGCGCTTTTATACGGGATCCGGATCGACACGAAGGACTTCACGCGGGCGACCGCGATCGACGACTTCCGGGCCGCGGCCGCGCTGCTCGCGTACGCCGACGAGTCGACGCTCGAACGCGTCGAGAGCCCGAGCGTGAGCCCCGAGACGCTGCGCGTCCTCGCGACCGCCATTGGGAACCGCGACGTCCGCGGCTCGGTGGTCGGCTCCTGCGTCGGTGAGATCACGGACCGCGACGCGCTCGCGCAGGCGGCCGAGCGGCTCCTCGATCTGGACGGCGTGACGGTGACGTTCGTCTACGGCTACATGGACGGGGTGATCTACGGCTCCGCCCGCGCTCGCGGCGCCGACCTCGACGCGGGCGAGCTACTGCGCGACGCGCTCGATCCCGTGGGGTCGGCCGGCGGCCACGCGACCATGGCCGGCGCGCAGGTCCCGCTCGGCCTCTTGGAGGGGGTGTCCGACGAGGAGTCGCTCGAAGACGTGGTCGAGGAGTTCGTCGCTGGACGGTTCTTCGAGGCGCTCGACGACGCCCCCTCGCCGCCGACGGGGGCCGTGTCGGAGTTCCCGACCGACTGA